A window of the Bactrocera neohumeralis isolate Rockhampton unplaced genomic scaffold, APGP_CSIRO_Bneo_wtdbg2-racon-allhic-juicebox.fasta_v2 cluster09, whole genome shotgun sequence genome harbors these coding sequences:
- the LOC126764154 gene encoding uncharacterized protein LOC126764154, which produces MSDKKMTSYSCHISWHKSPYYSKFHNIFLISSFLSQSNMDVDMASSSTPTMRSAVSAPRSEAAPIAAPRTNMAPAAPRTTTGATATTAPRQSTPALPADLQRIRCPLCRRPHRLSHCGIFKGMPPMQRQQVAQAHGYCLNCLATSHATQECPSNNRCQICVRAHHTLLHRTTRRDSGRPPAPRTSGNVRRSQRTPVTAYRRRGHSPAESRSWRQNRTTSTRRHQLRPQSRRSTGLSSVVATLQQLQRLLG; this is translated from the coding sequence ATGTCTGATAAAAAAATGACATCctattcatgccacatatcgtggcacaAAAGTCCATATTATAGTAAATTTCACaatatatttctaatatcaTCATTTCTCTCACAGAGTAATATGGACGTGGATATGGCATCATCGTCAACGCCAACCATGCGCTCGGCAGTTTCCGCCCCTCGCTCCGAAGCTGCCCCAATAGCAGCACCCCGGACCAACATGGCACCGGCAGCGCCTCGAACAACAACAGGCGCCACCGCGACAACGGCTCCGCGTCAAAGCACGCCAGCATTACCAGCGGATCTGCAACGAATTCGTTGTCCACTATGCCGCCGCCCGCATCGGCTATCGCACTGCGGTATCTTCAAAGGCATGCCGCCGATGCAACGCCAGCAGGTGGCACAGGCGCACGGGTATTGCCTGAATTGTCTGGCAACTTCCCATGCAACTCAGGAGTGCCCATCAAATAATCGTTGCCAAATCTGTGTGCGGGCTCACCATACGCTGTTGCACCGCACTACCAGACGCGACTCCGGGCGACCACCGGCTCCTCGCACCAGCGGTAACGTCAGGCGTTCTCAAAGAACGCCTGTGACGGCTTATCGCCGGCGTGGACACTCTCCAGCAGAATCTCGTTCCTGGCGCCAAAACCGGACAACGTCAACACGGCGCCATCAGCTTAGGCCGCAATCCCGGCGGTCAACAGGCCTCAGCAGCGTTGTAGCTACGCTACAGCAGCTACAGCGGCTTCTAGGCTAA